In Spirochaeta thermophila DSM 6578, the following proteins share a genomic window:
- a CDS encoding MATE family efflux transporter — translation MTSTAVKRSITLAGLAWPIMIETALRTTLSSVDTFMLAHYADEAAAAVGMVQQFVFFVMLIYMMGGTGASILISQHLGAGDERTAAEIGRTALLFNVVVGLILSLGLRLTVDPLITSLRVDPVVGEYAKEYLYVYFSCSVFQAVSLLLASIVRSHGYSSLPMYVNFGANLLNVVGNYLVLFGPGGFPVLGVKGVALSTVISQAAGMMVMLLTVLRRRDLNFFQEGSFIPVRWKHVRNILRIGGPSAGENLSYNLAQMALLYFITPMGTAAIASYTYTVNISRFSFIISLSLGRASQILVGHRIGAGENDRAFQEVLRTTVVAMLSSLVVMGTIALFRGPVIRLLTDDPEIIRITSGLLVWAVILEFGRPINLVVISALKGAGDAVFPVIMGILMMWGISVTGAWFFGVFLSWGMGGIWLGKLLDEWFRGFVMIGRWVSRRWEGRSFVEREYETA, via the coding sequence ATGACAAGCACTGCGGTAAAGAGAAGCATCACGCTCGCGGGCCTCGCCTGGCCCATCATGATAGAGACGGCGCTCAGGACGACCCTCTCGTCGGTGGATACCTTCATGCTCGCGCACTACGCCGACGAGGCGGCCGCTGCGGTGGGGATGGTGCAGCAGTTCGTCTTCTTCGTGATGCTCATCTACATGATGGGTGGCACGGGGGCGAGCATCCTCATCTCCCAACACCTGGGTGCGGGGGATGAGAGGACTGCGGCGGAGATCGGCCGGACCGCCCTTCTCTTCAATGTGGTGGTGGGGCTCATCCTCAGCCTTGGCCTCAGATTGACTGTAGACCCCCTCATCACTTCCCTTCGGGTGGATCCGGTGGTGGGGGAGTATGCAAAGGAGTACCTGTATGTGTACTTCAGTTGTTCGGTGTTTCAGGCCGTGAGCCTCCTGCTCGCGAGCATCGTGAGGAGCCATGGCTACAGCAGTCTCCCGATGTATGTGAACTTCGGTGCCAACCTGCTCAATGTGGTGGGCAATTACCTGGTGCTCTTCGGCCCGGGAGGGTTCCCTGTTCTGGGGGTGAAGGGGGTGGCCCTTTCCACCGTGATCTCCCAGGCGGCGGGCATGATGGTGATGCTCCTCACCGTCTTGAGGCGGCGGGATCTCAACTTCTTCCAGGAAGGGTCGTTCATTCCTGTAAGATGGAAGCATGTGAGGAACATCCTCCGTATCGGGGGACCCTCGGCCGGGGAGAACCTCTCCTACAACCTCGCGCAGATGGCCCTTCTCTACTTCATCACCCCCATGGGTACGGCGGCCATCGCGAGCTACACCTACACCGTGAACATCTCCCGGTTCAGCTTCATCATCTCGCTCTCGTTGGGGCGCGCCTCTCAAATACTGGTGGGACATAGGATCGGCGCAGGCGAGAACGACAGGGCCTTTCAGGAGGTGCTGCGTACCACTGTGGTGGCGATGTTAAGCAGTCTGGTGGTGATGGGGACGATTGCTCTCTTCCGCGGCCCTGTGATTCGTCTTCTCACTGATGATCCCGAGATCATCCGGATCACCTCCGGGCTCCTCGTCTGGGCGGTGATCCTGGAGTTCGGGAGACCCATCAACCTCGTGGTGATCTCGGCCCTCAAGGGGGCGGGGGATGCGGTGTTTCCGGTGATCATGGGGATCCTCATGATGTGGGGGATCTCGGTGACCGGAGCATGGTTCTTCGGGGTGTTTCTGTCGTGGGGAATGGGCGGCATCTGGCTCGGTAAGTTGCTCGACGAGTGGTTTCGGGGGTTCGTGATGATAGGACGTTGGGTCTCACGTCGGTGGGAGGGCCGCAGCTTTGTAGAGAGGGAATACGAGACCGCATGA
- the prs gene encoding ribose-phosphate diphosphokinase yields the protein MTVHDPSSLGIVACPGGEVFAREIVAHLRQIYKRRFEKRVARLSEKYGISREDAIREISLFSDLVHPSVNGKNTEAYVPPQFHIPAAFVRFANGELKTELLSSVRDKEVYIVQDVENRYPQRFSDGKEYTLSVNDNFIMLLVTIDAVLQSSPKSVSLVLPSYPYARQHKKKGREGLTAARVGQIFEFLGVSRIITLDIHSTEIQNSFNTLRLENLHASYQILLKLSDLVDLQHEDLVVVAPDTGSVSRNKFYAGSLKKPLAVIYKERDYSKVSTDASNSNISSLKLLGNVQGKTVFMADDMLGTGGTLIKAMRLLKEEGAERIICAVSLPLFTGDAVEHFEQAYREGLFHRVIGTNAVYHEDDLLSREWYISANVSNLFARTISRLHHRQSLSPLLDNSSIIQWLLKKQERKKAREEGEEA from the coding sequence ATGACAGTGCATGATCCTTCCTCGTTGGGAATTGTGGCGTGTCCGGGTGGTGAGGTGTTCGCCCGTGAGATCGTGGCCCACCTGAGGCAGATCTATAAGCGGCGCTTCGAGAAGCGGGTGGCACGACTTTCGGAAAAGTACGGTATCTCCCGGGAGGATGCGATACGCGAGATATCCCTTTTCTCGGATCTGGTCCACCCCTCGGTCAACGGGAAGAACACCGAGGCCTATGTCCCCCCGCAGTTCCACATACCCGCCGCGTTCGTGCGTTTCGCGAACGGGGAACTCAAGACCGAGCTCCTCTCCTCGGTGAGGGACAAGGAAGTCTACATCGTCCAGGATGTGGAGAACCGGTATCCCCAGCGTTTCTCCGACGGTAAGGAGTACACCCTCTCGGTGAACGACAACTTCATCATGCTCCTGGTGACGATCGATGCGGTGTTGCAGTCGAGTCCCAAGAGCGTGAGCCTGGTGCTTCCTTCGTATCCGTATGCGAGGCAGCACAAGAAGAAGGGGAGGGAGGGGCTCACCGCCGCCCGGGTGGGACAGATCTTCGAATTCCTGGGTGTGAGCAGGATCATCACGCTCGACATCCACTCCACAGAGATCCAGAACAGTTTCAACACCTTGCGGTTGGAGAACCTGCATGCCTCGTATCAGATCCTGCTCAAGCTCTCGGACCTGGTGGATCTTCAGCACGAGGATCTGGTGGTGGTGGCGCCGGACACGGGCTCGGTGAGCAGGAACAAGTTCTATGCGGGGTCGCTCAAGAAGCCGCTCGCGGTGATCTACAAGGAGCGGGACTATTCGAAGGTCTCGACCGATGCCTCCAACAGCAACATCTCCTCCCTCAAGCTCCTGGGTAATGTGCAGGGCAAGACGGTGTTCATGGCCGACGATATGTTGGGTACGGGTGGTACGCTCATCAAGGCCATGCGGCTCCTCAAGGAGGAGGGGGCGGAGCGGATCATCTGTGCGGTGAGTCTTCCCCTTTTCACGGGGGATGCGGTGGAGCACTTCGAGCAGGCGTATCGCGAGGGGCTCTTCCACCGGGTGATCGGTACCAATGCCGTGTATCACGAGGATGATCTGCTCTCGAGGGAGTGGTACATCTCTGCAAACGTGTCCAATCTCTTCGCCCGTACGATTTCGCGTCTCCACCACCGTCAGAGTCTGAGTCCGCTCCTGGATAACAGCAGTATCATCCAGTGGCTCCTCAAGAAGCAGGAGCGCAAGAAAGCGAGGGAGGAGGGTGAGGAAGCCTAG
- a CDS encoding xylulokinase, which translates to MRKPRAVLSVDLGTSSLKVGVVGEGGDLLAYARVGLDGGAEWQEPGVWVRALEEGVGRVMPGRYAIEGIAVSGHGPTLVLVDEECAPLGPALMWSARTGRGEGSYYVSRMAYLAREFPGVYRRARWVMGAPEFLCACLTGRVGMISPSAAFDGVVWSEEEVRGAGLVWEKCPPFVRSGERWGVVRGEVAARWGLPSGVPVYAGGTDFFMALLGCGVVTEGEVCDRAGTSEGLNWAVREPVAGEGVRCLPHVVEGLWNVGVVFGFSGRMFEWFRGLSGQGGRGYVEMMEEIRGFWEREGEGWLGRRGPFFFPAGHRGEVWDFTHGVFWGFGVEHGRVEMAAAVVEALGMAVQDAWGVLRRYGCGADRVVMCGGQAKNGVWVQVRADMLGVRVVVPAVRDAELVGDACCAWKGAGMFGSLAEAAKGLVRYEAEVVPDERWRAWWEEAGRRYGEEWERVRRVL; encoded by the coding sequence GTGAGGAAGCCTAGGGCGGTCCTCTCGGTTGATCTCGGGACCTCGTCCCTCAAGGTGGGGGTGGTGGGGGAGGGCGGGGATCTCTTGGCCTATGCGAGGGTGGGGCTCGATGGGGGGGCGGAGTGGCAGGAGCCGGGGGTGTGGGTGAGGGCGCTGGAGGAGGGGGTCGGTCGGGTGATGCCGGGGCGGTATGCGATCGAGGGGATCGCGGTGAGCGGGCATGGGCCGACGCTGGTCCTGGTGGACGAGGAGTGCGCGCCGCTTGGTCCTGCGCTCATGTGGTCGGCGCGGACCGGGCGGGGCGAGGGGAGCTACTACGTCTCGAGGATGGCGTACCTGGCCCGTGAGTTCCCCGGGGTGTACAGGAGGGCGCGGTGGGTCATGGGCGCGCCCGAGTTCCTGTGCGCGTGTCTCACCGGCCGGGTGGGGATGATCTCTCCTTCGGCCGCGTTCGATGGGGTGGTGTGGTCGGAGGAGGAGGTGCGTGGGGCGGGGCTCGTGTGGGAGAAGTGCCCGCCGTTCGTGAGGTCGGGTGAGCGGTGGGGGGTGGTGCGGGGGGAGGTGGCGGCGCGGTGGGGGCTTCCTTCGGGGGTGCCGGTGTACGCAGGGGGGACGGATTTCTTCATGGCGTTGCTGGGGTGCGGGGTGGTGACGGAGGGGGAGGTCTGCGACAGGGCGGGGACGTCGGAGGGGCTCAATTGGGCGGTGAGGGAGCCGGTGGCGGGGGAGGGGGTGCGGTGTCTTCCGCATGTGGTGGAGGGGCTCTGGAACGTGGGGGTGGTCTTCGGTTTTTCCGGAAGGATGTTCGAGTGGTTCAGGGGGCTCTCGGGGCAGGGGGGGAGGGGGTACGTGGAGATGATGGAGGAGATCAGGGGGTTCTGGGAGCGTGAGGGGGAGGGGTGGCTCGGAAGGAGGGGGCCGTTCTTCTTTCCTGCCGGGCATCGGGGTGAGGTGTGGGACTTCACGCACGGGGTGTTCTGGGGGTTCGGGGTGGAGCATGGGCGGGTGGAGATGGCGGCGGCGGTGGTGGAGGCCCTGGGGATGGCGGTGCAGGATGCGTGGGGGGTGTTGAGGAGGTATGGGTGTGGGGCGGATCGGGTGGTGATGTGTGGGGGACAGGCGAAGAACGGGGTGTGGGTGCAGGTGCGGGCGGATATGCTGGGGGTGCGGGTGGTGGTGCCGGCGGTGAGGGATGCGGAGCTGGTGGGGGATGCGTGCTGCGCGTGGAAGGGGGCGGGGATGTTCGGGTCTCTGGCCGAGGCGGCGAAGGGGCTCGTGCGGTACGAGGCGGAGGTGGTGCCGGACGAGCGGTGGCGGGCGTGGTGGGAGGAGGCGGGGAGGCGCTACGGGGAGGAGTGGGAGCGGGTGCGGCGGGTGCTCTAG
- a CDS encoding [glutamate--ammonia-ligase] adenylyltransferase has product MEERISLTIDELMPPRYKESFTRKDREDHQKALEVLSEKRPYVLRLYPVSERIGEVCIISVDIPGIFSLYSGILGTTGFNIRAGSVFTGTRPMESPPPLRRKGYAIHRRDRIRSRRLIIDRFTGVLEEGKDFSSWKAEFETRLSRAYRFIMEASTLEEGLERAREELALEVARYLHTHREILPPYMYPVLVVHDLSIEEYTRIRVASIDTPFFLYALGTALHLNRASVENVQIATLGNQVEDTFDFVDVSGHPITDPDALNRLKLSLMLTKHFTYFIAGAPDPSRALKRFEHLLGEVLSRQEDAPDELLADPHLLDELAVVLGASDFLWEEFVRLQYDQILPLLKAPSTKGFSTPPEDLERSLGEALARAHTLEEKRQILNDWKNRELYLIDLDHLLVWNQDFRMLSERLTILAEVVVGKAMEIAWEELTRRHGLPRTVAGMEAEWAVFGLGKLGGAALGYASDLELLCVFSDQGRTDGPEAIGNAEFFERFFRQGTSLIEAKKEGIFQVDLRLRPHGDAGPLACSLESFVRYYGKGGGAHSAERLALVRMRRVAGSPVLGDRVERLRDELVYEARSIDMEEIRSLRAKQIAHKTRPGTYNVKFSPGGLVDIEYAVQILQIRYGAEIPEVRTPRIHVALEVLHRRGILKAEEADHIVEAYYFLRKVINGLRMLRGNALDLELPERGSLEYEHLARRIGYRMKDQISAADQLRYDIEAHTAYVRTFVERHLGDEALPPTPSASIADLVLGAHLAPSRVEAILSRAHLADSGRALRNIHTLTSEHPTHAAYALLVAWDVLRALPDPDMALNNWDRFYTTLPSETSEGLSRQSHFTQILSQPGRIDILLKTFSASQYLADTLIGSPQLFEWLTDPKTVHTTLSADSLLSDLHGRAPLSLEEEDFSEALRRFKQQHLLRIGVRDICFHYPLETITRELSLLAESILTHTLSYALSRTAPSLEGRSPLAFLAFGKLGGGELNYSSDLDLLPVAPPEAHAHREALNEALILFTRIITAHTDRGFLYRVDYRLRPFGEKGLLLYDTEMLKTYYRESASPWEYQAALKLRGVAGDERLSEEFVSWVKAYVQSRIRWDEVKEWNLRLRHSALQQYGRGLKKGINIKQHEGGLRDIEFGVQALQLKHLPDSPELWCGNTLTALDLLVRHGILDEEEGRTLSRNYRTLRALEHVLQLMENRQTHTLPSSGILPIVKRLDPSLDEERFKTMLDEIMHYNRDFFRRTLETTA; this is encoded by the coding sequence ATGGAAGAGAGAATTTCTCTTACTATAGACGAACTCATGCCTCCTCGATACAAGGAGAGCTTTACCCGAAAAGACAGGGAAGACCACCAGAAGGCCCTGGAAGTGCTCTCTGAGAAACGGCCCTACGTACTCCGCCTCTATCCTGTTTCAGAACGAATTGGGGAGGTTTGTATCATCAGTGTGGACATCCCCGGCATCTTCTCCCTCTACAGTGGGATTCTCGGTACCACGGGCTTCAACATCAGGGCGGGGTCGGTGTTCACCGGGACGAGACCGATGGAATCACCGCCTCCACTCAGGAGGAAGGGTTACGCCATCCACCGCCGGGACAGGATACGGTCTCGACGTCTGATCATCGACCGATTCACCGGGGTGCTCGAAGAGGGGAAGGACTTCTCATCCTGGAAGGCGGAATTCGAGACCAGGCTCTCCCGCGCCTATCGCTTCATCATGGAAGCCTCCACCCTGGAAGAGGGTCTGGAACGGGCACGCGAGGAACTCGCCCTGGAAGTGGCCCGCTACCTGCACACCCACAGGGAGATCCTCCCCCCGTACATGTATCCCGTCCTGGTGGTGCACGATCTCTCGATCGAGGAGTACACCCGTATCCGTGTCGCATCCATAGACACACCGTTCTTTCTCTACGCCCTCGGGACCGCACTCCACCTCAACAGGGCCTCCGTGGAAAACGTACAGATCGCCACGCTGGGCAACCAGGTGGAGGACACCTTCGACTTCGTCGACGTCTCTGGACATCCGATCACCGATCCCGATGCACTGAACAGACTCAAGCTCTCTCTCATGCTCACGAAGCACTTCACCTATTTCATCGCAGGAGCCCCCGACCCCTCACGGGCGCTCAAGCGGTTCGAACACCTCCTCGGAGAGGTGCTCTCCCGTCAGGAAGACGCTCCCGACGAGTTGCTCGCCGATCCGCATCTCCTCGACGAGCTCGCCGTGGTCCTGGGGGCGAGCGATTTCCTGTGGGAGGAATTCGTCCGACTCCAGTACGATCAGATACTCCCCCTCCTCAAGGCCCCCTCAACGAAGGGGTTCAGCACCCCACCGGAAGATCTCGAGCGATCCCTCGGAGAAGCCCTCGCACGAGCCCATACCCTGGAGGAAAAGAGACAGATCCTCAACGACTGGAAGAACCGGGAACTCTACCTCATCGACCTCGACCACCTGCTCGTGTGGAACCAGGACTTCCGCATGCTCAGCGAGCGGCTCACGATACTCGCCGAGGTGGTGGTGGGAAAGGCCATGGAGATCGCCTGGGAGGAACTGACACGACGACATGGTCTTCCCCGCACCGTGGCGGGCATGGAGGCCGAGTGGGCGGTCTTCGGACTGGGGAAACTGGGAGGGGCGGCCCTCGGCTACGCGTCGGATCTCGAACTCCTGTGTGTGTTCAGCGACCAGGGACGGACGGACGGGCCCGAAGCGATCGGTAACGCCGAATTCTTCGAACGCTTCTTCAGACAAGGAACTTCGCTCATCGAGGCGAAGAAGGAGGGGATCTTCCAGGTCGATCTGCGGCTCAGACCCCACGGCGACGCCGGACCACTCGCATGCAGTCTGGAATCCTTCGTGCGTTACTACGGAAAGGGAGGTGGGGCACACAGCGCGGAGCGCCTCGCCCTGGTGCGGATGAGACGGGTGGCGGGGAGCCCTGTCCTGGGAGATCGGGTGGAACGGCTCAGGGACGAGCTCGTCTACGAGGCCCGGAGCATCGACATGGAGGAGATCCGCTCCCTCCGGGCGAAGCAGATCGCACACAAGACCCGGCCGGGCACCTACAACGTGAAGTTCAGCCCCGGAGGGCTCGTGGACATAGAGTATGCGGTCCAGATCCTCCAGATCCGGTACGGCGCCGAGATTCCGGAGGTACGGACACCGAGGATACACGTAGCCCTGGAGGTACTGCACAGGAGAGGGATACTGAAGGCGGAGGAAGCGGACCATATCGTCGAGGCTTACTACTTCCTCCGGAAGGTCATCAACGGACTCAGGATGTTACGCGGCAACGCCCTCGATCTCGAACTCCCCGAGCGAGGGTCCCTGGAGTACGAACACCTCGCACGCAGGATCGGCTACCGTATGAAGGACCAGATATCCGCGGCCGACCAGCTCCGCTACGATATCGAAGCACACACCGCCTACGTACGCACGTTCGTGGAACGCCATCTGGGGGACGAGGCCCTCCCTCCCACCCCTTCCGCGAGCATCGCAGACCTGGTGCTGGGTGCACACCTCGCCCCCTCACGGGTCGAGGCCATCCTCTCCAGAGCGCATCTTGCCGACTCCGGGCGGGCCCTTCGGAACATCCACACACTCACCTCAGAGCACCCCACTCATGCGGCCTACGCCCTCCTCGTGGCATGGGACGTGCTCCGGGCACTCCCCGATCCCGACATGGCCCTCAACAACTGGGACCGATTCTACACGACCCTCCCTTCGGAGACATCCGAAGGCCTCTCCCGGCAGTCTCACTTCACCCAGATCCTCTCCCAGCCCGGACGTATCGACATCCTCCTCAAGACCTTCTCGGCGAGCCAATACCTCGCCGACACCCTCATAGGATCGCCGCAGCTCTTCGAGTGGCTCACGGATCCCAAGACGGTCCACACCACCCTCTCGGCGGATTCCCTCCTCTCGGATCTCCACGGGAGAGCCCCCCTCTCCCTCGAAGAGGAGGACTTCTCCGAGGCCCTCAGGCGTTTCAAACAACAACACCTCCTCCGGATAGGGGTGCGGGACATCTGTTTCCACTACCCTCTCGAGACGATCACCCGGGAACTCTCCCTCCTCGCCGAGTCCATCCTCACCCATACCCTCTCCTATGCACTCTCACGTACCGCCCCATCCCTGGAAGGGAGATCCCCTCTCGCATTCCTCGCCTTCGGCAAGCTGGGAGGAGGAGAACTCAACTACAGCTCAGACCTCGACCTGCTTCCGGTCGCTCCCCCCGAAGCACACGCACACAGGGAGGCCCTCAACGAGGCCCTCATCCTGTTCACCCGGATTATTACCGCCCACACCGACCGGGGCTTCCTCTACCGGGTGGACTACCGACTCCGGCCCTTTGGAGAGAAGGGGCTCCTCCTCTACGACACCGAGATGCTTAAGACCTACTACAGGGAGAGCGCCTCGCCATGGGAATACCAGGCCGCCCTCAAACTCAGAGGCGTGGCGGGCGACGAGCGCCTTTCCGAGGAGTTCGTCTCCTGGGTGAAGGCATACGTGCAATCCCGGATCCGATGGGACGAGGTGAAGGAGTGGAATCTCAGGCTCCGACACTCCGCACTCCAGCAGTACGGCAGGGGGCTGAAAAAGGGCATCAACATCAAGCAGCACGAGGGAGGGTTGCGCGACATCGAGTTCGGAGTCCAGGCACTCCAGCTCAAACACCTCCCTGACTCTCCCGAGCTTTGGTGCGGCAACACGCTCACCGCCCTCGACCTTCTCGTCCGTCACGGCATCCTCGATGAGGAAGAAGGTCGTACCCTGAGCCGGAACTACCGCACCCTCAGGGCCCTCGAACACGTACTCCAGCTCATGGAAAACCGGCAGACCCATACGCTTCCCTCGTCCGGCATCCTCCCCATCGTGAAGAGGCTCGATCCCTCGCTCGACGAGGAACGCTTCAAGACCATGCTCGATGAGATCATGCACTACAACCGGGACTTCTTCCGCCGCACCCTGGAGACCACCGCCTAG
- the bioD gene encoding dethiobiotin synthase, with translation MGRIIGITGIDTGIGKTYVTGLLARVLNNRGIRVITAKAVQTGSSTQIAEDILQHRRLMGIPLQKEDEAGLTCPYSYRLPASPQLAAREEGETIDPSKIASCLTTLAHAWDIVLVEGAGGLLVPLTDRYTFLSFFQEYRIPVCLVTSARLGSINHTWLTMEMLLQHDIEVLSIFYNLFPPAYPPITEDSYNLFSSLWPTIPIVRIPYGDDPRPIEETRFAPVLRAIT, from the coding sequence ATGGGACGGATAATAGGGATTACCGGGATTGATACAGGGATAGGTAAAACGTATGTGACTGGACTCCTTGCTCGTGTTCTGAACAACCGAGGAATCCGGGTGATCACGGCAAAGGCAGTACAGACAGGATCTTCTACACAAATCGCAGAGGATATACTCCAGCATAGAAGACTTATGGGAATCCCCCTTCAGAAAGAAGATGAAGCAGGCCTTACATGTCCATATTCCTACCGATTACCTGCATCACCTCAACTTGCAGCCAGAGAAGAAGGTGAGACGATAGATCCTTCAAAGATTGCCTCATGCCTCACTACTCTTGCTCACGCATGGGATATTGTACTGGTAGAAGGAGCAGGAGGGCTTCTCGTACCTCTCACTGATCGATACACCTTCCTCTCTTTTTTTCAGGAGTACCGGATCCCTGTGTGTCTCGTCACTTCCGCAAGGTTAGGAAGTATCAATCATACCTGGCTCACCATGGAAATGCTCCTTCAACACGATATAGAGGTACTGAGTATTTTTTATAACCTCTTTCCTCCTGCTTATCCCCCTATTACTGAAGATTCATACAACCTCTTTTCCTCTCTGTGGCCCACTATCCCTATCGTTCGGATACCGTATGGAGACGATCCCCGCCCCATTGAGGAGACACGTTTTGCCCCTGTGCTCCGTGCGATCACCTAG
- a CDS encoding methyltransferase domain-containing protein — MKGNVPPSALIRRRFQDSFSSYEQHAIVQKKVAHMLCERVVSFAPPAPYIMEIGCGTGFLTRLLLNRCAPARLITNDLVPEAQTYLPPHPAVYFIAGDAEKIDYPAPLDIVIGGGVLQWIRHPEHVFQKALKALRKGGLVAFSIFGPLTMIEVTVLTHCRLPFRSLSWYVHTLRKTGFLPLIAEECFYTLFFSSALEALYHIKHTGTHAPGHGWKGSICEIVATYEKTWKQGNTVPLTYQVFLLIGRKPSNGTDNRDYRD; from the coding sequence ATGAAAGGTAACGTTCCCCCTTCCGCCCTCATACGTCGACGCTTTCAAGATTCTTTTTCATCATATGAACAGCATGCAATAGTGCAAAAGAAAGTTGCCCATATGCTCTGCGAGCGGGTTGTCTCTTTTGCCCCTCCAGCACCTTATATCATGGAAATAGGATGCGGTACAGGATTCCTTACCCGTCTCCTTCTCAATAGATGTGCTCCTGCGCGCCTTATCACCAATGATCTCGTTCCAGAGGCACAGACCTATCTTCCTCCTCATCCTGCTGTTTATTTCATCGCTGGAGATGCGGAGAAGATCGACTACCCTGCTCCCCTTGACATCGTGATAGGAGGGGGAGTGCTGCAATGGATTCGTCATCCGGAACATGTATTCCAGAAAGCCTTGAAGGCATTACGAAAAGGTGGTCTGGTAGCTTTTTCTATCTTTGGTCCCCTTACTATGATCGAGGTCACGGTGTTAACTCATTGCAGGCTCCCTTTTCGCTCACTCTCGTGGTATGTACATACCCTGCGGAAAACAGGCTTCCTTCCTCTCATTGCAGAAGAATGCTTCTATACACTCTTCTTTTCATCTGCTCTCGAGGCGCTCTATCACATTAAACACACAGGAACTCATGCTCCAGGACATGGGTGGAAAGGCTCTATCTGTGAGATTGTGGCAACCTACGAGAAGACCTGGAAGCAGGGAAACACAGTTCCACTCACCTATCAGGTATTCTTGCTCATAGGGAGGAAACCATCCAATGGGACGGATAATAGGGATTACCGGGATTGA
- a CDS encoding pimeloyl-ACP methyl esterase BioG family protein, whose protein sequence is MKVYAINPHREEIIVCFLGCGMNEQAVAPLGESTSKGIIVLYDYTTLSFPPDLEEDLRGKKVWLIAWSMGVWAAIHTWYHTGITPLQAIALMGTPFGIHKNYGIPPSWFLATLRTCSDPVREEFLVRAGITNSEAMRPTEEWKQELKALWNYREKPKPELALFTHAVIGKNDIIFPPEAQDRAWSKEGIPYVVWDLPHYPFNFFTSWEDILDVPHER, encoded by the coding sequence ATGAAAGTCTATGCCATTAACCCTCATCGAGAGGAGATAATTGTGTGCTTTCTTGGGTGTGGGATGAATGAACAGGCAGTAGCTCCTCTAGGAGAAAGCACCTCTAAAGGAATTATAGTTCTTTACGACTACACCACACTCTCATTCCCCCCCGACCTAGAAGAGGATCTGAGAGGGAAAAAGGTATGGCTTATCGCGTGGTCGATGGGAGTATGGGCAGCGATTCACACCTGGTATCACACGGGTATCACACCCTTACAGGCAATAGCCTTAATGGGAACACCATTTGGTATTCATAAAAATTACGGTATCCCTCCTTCGTGGTTTCTCGCCACGCTTCGCACCTGTTCCGATCCGGTGAGGGAGGAGTTTCTCGTCCGAGCGGGGATAACAAACTCTGAAGCAATGCGTCCTACCGAAGAATGGAAACAGGAGTTAAAGGCCCTGTGGAACTACAGGGAGAAACCAAAACCTGAACTCGCCCTCTTCACACATGCAGTGATAGGTAAAAACGACATAATCTTCCCCCCAGAAGCTCAGGATCGGGCATGGTCTAAAGAGGGGATACCCTATGTGGTATGGGACCTTCCCCACTATCCTTTCAATTTTTTTACCTCATGGGAGGATATTCTCGATGTACCACATGAAAGGTAA